One window of the Triticum dicoccoides isolate Atlit2015 ecotype Zavitan chromosome 3B, WEW_v2.0, whole genome shotgun sequence genome contains the following:
- the LOC119278282 gene encoding uncharacterized protein LOC119278282, protein MSARAEMSPRRRRRRASPPPASLPDDDDMLREILLRLPPRPSSLPRASLVSKRWRSLVADPQFQRRFRNHHGKPPLLGFFVEDRRSCPFFPMLGRPDRIPRARFSMPPNKDDRIPGARFSMSLNGDNRIVDCRHGLVLFLGRGPPHHLLVWDPVAREQRHLFLPPELDQLSFFNAAVLRPTRGHFQVALIAFAGITRFSACLYSSETGIWGNINSLELESHILPLEGAGTLIGNSLCWLLRVLPHYAILEFDLDTQSLAVAELPALEGDQELRIIPAEDGRLGFIHVSQFHAQLWKRKPDSDGLAVWVLDRAIEFEELRSTYKGDSITLVGFAEESNAVLALTVSGVFMVYLQSVEFKKISNVRSNFTYYPFACCYAAGTGILDGHDGDEVLNNM, encoded by the exons ATGAGCGCAAGAGCGGAGAtgtctccccgccgccgccgccgccgcgcctctccgccgcctgcctctctgccggacgacgacgacatgcTCCGGGAGATTCTCCTCCGCCTCCCCCCGCGGCCTTCCTCCCTCCCGCGGGCCTCCCTCGTCTCCAAGCGTTGGCGCAGCCTCGTCGCCGATCCCCAATTCCAACGCCGCTTCCGCAATCACCACGGCAAGCCTCCTCTCCTTGGCTTCTTCGTCGAAGACCGTCGCTCCTGTCCGTTTTTTCCAATGCTGGGCCGACCGGATCGCATCCCCCGCGCTCGCTTCTCCATGCCTCCCAACAAGGACGACCGTATCCCCGGCGCTCGCTTCTCCATGTCTCTCAACGGGGACAACCGCATCGTCGACTGCCGCCACGGACTTGTACTTTTCCTCGGCCGCGGCCCGCCGCACCACCTACTTGTGTGGGACCCCGTCGCCCGCGAGCAGCGCCACCTGTTCCTCCCACCAGAGCTGGACCAGTTGAGCTTCTTCAACGCAGCGGTGCTTCGCCCTACCCGTGGCCATTTCCAGGTGGCCCTGATAGCATTTGCAGGAATAACAAGATTTTCCGCATGCCTTTACTCATCGGAGACTGGCATATGGGGCAATATCAACTCACTGGAGCTGGAATCGCATATACTACCTTTGGAAGGAGCCGGTACTTTGATTGGTAATTCCCTATGCTGGTTACTTCGGGTGCTTCCTCACTATGCCATACTTGAGTTTGATCTGGATACACAGAGCCTAGCTGTGGCAGAGCTGCCAGCACTCGAAGGCGACCAAGAATTAAGGATTATACCTGCCGAAGATGGTAGGCTTGGCTTCATCCATGTCTCGCAATTCCATGCCCAATTATGGAAGAGAAAGCCCGATTCTGATGGTTTGGCTGTATGGGTGCTTGATAGAGCTATTGAATTCGAGGAGCTCAGATCAACTTACAAGGGAGACTCTATCACTTTAGTGGGTTTCGCCGAGGAGAGTAATGCAGTCCTTGCACTGACAGTTTCTGGTGTCTTCATGGTCTATCTCCAGTCAGTGGAGTTTAAGAAAATTTCCAACGTGAGGTCCAATTTTACCTATTATCCATTTGCATGTTGCTATGCTGCAG GAACTGGCATTCTTGATGGACATGATGGAGATGAAGTGTTGAACAATATGTGA